In the Nitrospirota bacterium genome, TGGAGTCGTCAACGTGCGGCCGACAGCCCGTTGCAAAGCGGGTTTTTTTGTGCCCGCGCCACGGCCCGGAAGCTTTTTGGAAAGGAGGACTCCTGAGATGTTTCAGAAACTTGCGGGGCTTGTGCTGGCCGGAGCGCTTGGAACGCTGGCCCGGTACGAGCTGGCGGGATTCGTCCACCGGATCAACAGGGCGTCGTTTCCATGGGGGACCGTGACCGTCAACGTCACGGGGTGTTTCCTGGTCGGCCTTCTCTGGATGCTGTTCGAGAACCGATGGCCGGTCTCCCAGGAAACGCGGTTGGTAATACTGGTCGGTTTCATGGGGGCTTTCACCACCTTCTCTACGTTGATCCTGGAGACCAGCGAGCTGTTGCGTTCGTCCGAATGGATGCATGCGGCTGCCAACGTAGCCATGCAGAACGGAATTGGATTTGTCGCCCTGTTGGCCGGAGCGGCGCTCGGGCGGATGATTTAGAGGAGGGCGACATGAAACTCCCGTCGGAAGCTTTCTTGCTGCGCATCTTCATCGGCGAAAGCGACAGGGTCGGCGGCAGGCCGCTGCATGAGGTCATCGTGGAGGAGGCCCGCAAGCGGGGCATGTCCGGAGCCACGGTACTCAGGGGCTTCCTGGGGTTCGGGGCCAACAGCCGTATTCACACCTCGAAGGTATTGCGGCTTTCCGAAGACCTTCCGGTGGTGGTGGAAATCGTCGACAGCGAGCAGAAGGTCGAGGCATTCCTGCCCGAGCTGGACACGTTGATCGGCGAGGGCCTGGTAACGCTGGAGAAGGTCCGCGTCATAGCGTACAGGCACAACTCCAGGGGTTGAGCCGGAGACAGCCGTTGCGGCGCCGCCGCGATGACGGCAAAATAATCCGCCACCCGGCAACGGAAAGAATCGAAGAACCATGCTGTCCCGTCGGACGATGTCCTCTTTCTTGACTCCGCCACAGGGCGCGTTCTATAATCACGCATGTGTATCGCCGTGCTCGCTCTACGACTTAGGAGCCGGGAGGGCCTGACCCTCCCCTACGAGGGAGCCGCGGCGGTGCGCGTGCGTGAATAAGCACTGAGAAAAAGACAATTTTTCACAAGCCGCGGCGGAGTCCGCGGCAGCCACCAGGCGGGGCTCCCCTCCGTCCTGCGGATAGCCGGCCAGGTCGTTGCCGGTGACGTCGGCCTTGTTGCCGAGAGGCGGTCAAGGACGCCCCGAGGAGGCGCATCCACACCTTCCATTCAACTTCGGACATCCACCTGAAGTACCAGTTCCGGGTGAGCCGGGAGGAGGCCCTCAGGCGGTCGGTGCAGATGGTCGCGCTGGCCCGGAGCCTGGTGGAGGACGTGGAGTTCTCCCCCATGGATGCCACGCGCACGGACATCTCCTACCTGGCCGAGGTCACCCACGCCGTCATCGAGGCGGGGGCCTCCACCGTGAACATCCCCGACACCGTGGGCTATACAACTCCCGAGGAGTTCGGCGCCATCATCAAGGCCCTCTGCGAGAAAGTGCCGAACGTCGACCGGGCCGTCTTGAGCGTGCACTGCCACAACGACCTGGGCCTTGCCGTGGCCAACTCCCTCTCGGCCGTTTTGAACGGGGCCGGACAGGTGGAGTGCACGGTCAACGGCATCGGGGAGAGGGCGGGCAACTGCTCGATGGAAGAGGTGGTGATGTCGCTGCGCACCCGCAGGGACTTCTACCGGGCCGACACGAACGTGAACACCCGGGAGATAACCCGCACCAGCAAGCTGGTCACCCGGATTACCGGCATCGAGGTCCAGCCCAACAAGGCCATCGTGGGGGCCAACGCCTTCGCCCACGAGGCGGGCATCCACCAGGACGGCCTCCTCAAGGAGAAGACCACCTACGAGATCATCAGCCCCGAGAGCGTGGGCCTTCTGCACTCGGCAAAGCTCGTCCTGGGGAAGCACTCCGGCCGCCATGCCTTCGGCGCCCGGCTCAGGGAGCTGGGCCACGACCTCGGCGAAAAGGAGATGGAGCTGGCCTTCCAGAGGTTCAAGGAGCTGGCCGACCAGAAAAAGCACATCTACGACGAGGACCTGGAGACCATCGTCTCCTGGGAGATAACCACCACTCCGGAGGTCTGGAGCCTCGAGGAGCTCAGGGTACAAAGCGGCACCGACGTCAAGCCCTCGGCCACCGTGCGCATCGGCACCCGGGAGGGCGTGCGGGAGGTCACCGCCTCGGGGGACGGGCCCGTGGACGCCGCTTACAGGGCCATCCAGGAGATTACAGGCACCCGGAGCCGCCTGGAGAGGTTCGACGTCAAGGGCATCACCGGCGGCACCGACGCCCTGGGCGAGGTCACCGTCACCCTGGAGGAGGACGGGCGGACCGCCCGGGGCCACGGCGCGGACACCGACATCCTGGTGGCGGCGGCCAAGGCCTACATCCATGCCCTGAACAGGCTGGAAATGATGAAAAACTGATTGGCAATACATCCCCGAGGAGGACAGAGGCGCCGATGC is a window encoding:
- a CDS encoding DUF190 domain-containing protein — protein: MKLPSEAFLLRIFIGESDRVGGRPLHEVIVEEARKRGMSGATVLRGFLGFGANSRIHTSKVLRLSEDLPVVVEIVDSEQKVEAFLPELDTLIGEGLVTLEKVRVIAYRHNSRG
- the crcB gene encoding fluoride efflux transporter CrcB — translated: MFQKLAGLVLAGALGTLARYELAGFVHRINRASFPWGTVTVNVTGCFLVGLLWMLFENRWPVSQETRLVILVGFMGAFTTFSTLILETSELLRSSEWMHAAANVAMQNGIGFVALLAGAALGRMI
- a CDS encoding 2-isopropylmalate synthase; translation: MHTFHSTSDIHLKYQFRVSREEALRRSVQMVALARSLVEDVEFSPMDATRTDISYLAEVTHAVIEAGASTVNIPDTVGYTTPEEFGAIIKALCEKVPNVDRAVLSVHCHNDLGLAVANSLSAVLNGAGQVECTVNGIGERAGNCSMEEVVMSLRTRRDFYRADTNVNTREITRTSKLVTRITGIEVQPNKAIVGANAFAHEAGIHQDGLLKEKTTYEIISPESVGLLHSAKLVLGKHSGRHAFGARLRELGHDLGEKEMELAFQRFKELADQKKHIYDEDLETIVSWEITTTPEVWSLEELRVQSGTDVKPSATVRIGTREGVREVTASGDGPVDAAYRAIQEITGTRSRLERFDVKGITGGTDALGEVTVTLEEDGRTARGHGADTDILVAAAKAYIHALNRLEMMKN